From the genome of Asterias rubens chromosome 13, eAstRub1.3, whole genome shotgun sequence:
cttaagcccggttcatacttcctgagaatgcgaatgtgaatcaaattttgatgtcacgtATCTGTGTTTGCAGCCAATGTTTTGCagaagttgagcacatttcaactgatgtgaattattcgttgcgaattcgTGACGTCAAAaattgtatcgcattcgcactcacaggaagtatgaaccgggctttactcttGCAtaataagtgttctgggttctatTACCCATACTACAATTTCAGCACACAGGACCTAAATGACTTAATAACCCACCTGAAGCGCACATGACATGATGCAAGGGATCTATTACTGATCAAATTCAATGGAAACCACTATTCCCAACAAAGGAGGATCGACTACCCACCCAAACACTCCAAGTGAGGTATCGTCAGAGACATCATCTCCCACAGGACCAAACCATAAGAGAAGATGTCCGCCTTGTCAGTGATGGGTCCCTCCTCATTGATCACCTCCGGGGCACTCCAGGGCTCTGTGCCGACGTAGTGCTCATCTGAGTCCTGGACATGAAGGGCGGTAAACACAAATTACAAATGGAAATCAACATTTTCCCTTAACccttaaccctttggtgcacaaggcGGTCGCTAGCGACCACCGAAATTGCCTCAAATTTGACTTTTATAAACATTCATGACTTAAAAACTACCACCCCCATATACACTCCACTTACTTGGTTGTTTGGGGGATTGTTGAGCttggtgtgatgttcaacagggggtgcttttgaaaaatttaaagaaaaacatggttgtacatgtttttttggtttttttaagttaacctgtgcaccaaagggttaacaGTGGTAAGCGGGCCAAATGTCAGAAAGTGGTCTGTAGCAtctgtatagcgccctctgtttaCATAGTATCATGAAAGATTGTCAAATGGTCCAGtgggctagttcagtgttgaaagcATCCCTAGTTCATTTGAAACATGGTCAAGTGAAAATGCTgcggaccagtgaaatgacGAGCTAACTTGCCCTACTGGCTAGAcactaaaaaagaaaatgcGAGCGCTAGAATTATAAGACAAGAAAAAGTTCTTCCCACATCCACAGGTTCTGATAACTTTAAATGGTTGCATCAATCACTATTTGTTGTACATTTAAAACTCAAGTAAAGTTATTTTAGTAATACTAAATGTACCcagcctggagtttcatctttagGAGGGCAAGGcaatattaaatttaattttgcaaagagcacttccatttttttaaaaccttaaagTCTGTATACTCTGTAGGAAATTTTTTAAGGGGTGCCAAAACTAAGAAAAGGAGAAGGGAGGTTATTAACCTGATGTtttgcaaaaattgaaaatacaTCCTTTGGTAGCATTTTTCACTATTTGTGACTCCTATGGCCTATTGAgcttaatttttcacaggttttttatttcatgctgGGTTACCCAAAGTGTGgacactagtcttggtgcaagacgtccCTAATTTGTATTTCCACAAATTTCCGCCgcccatagagggcgctatcactccaccaaccgctatcacccacgaaccgctatcacaggccGCCCATAGAGGGCACTATCACTCCACCAACTGCTATCACCCACGAACCGCTAgttcctgtgatagcggttcgtgggtgatagcggttggtggagtgatagcgccctctatgggcggcggaaatttgtggaaatacaaaacagggacgtcttgcaccaagactatgtgGACACtagtcttttgacaattacaaaagtcATTCGCATGCCTGAACCAGCTGTAAGAAATAGGGCCCTGATTTGACGATCCAGAGCCCTACCCCATCTGGTTGCAAAGGAGAGACGGGGGGAAGTCTTGAAAAGCAGTGCATGGAAGGAGGTGTTGGACTGGTCAAGCTGGAAAAAGAAGACCAAAGGGTCGGCGGACTGACAACATTCGTGCACTTAAAGAAGCAGCATGCATGAGCTAGACGACAACAGCGCTGGACCGGGAGGCTTGGAGGGAGTTCATTTCTCGGACCACCACAGGATGACGGACGCCCTCAtggaattaaaggcactggacactattggtagtttctGCTTCTGCTGGTATACTGTACTCAACACCCTGCTGGACTATCTCAGTATAGTGTCAAATGTGGCATGCATAATCATCTACATTTTAATTTGGGCGTGACCATTCAATTTGATTAGTTATTTTAATGGTATCTAGtgatgacttaaagacactggacactattggtaattactcaaaatgagtgttagcataaaaacttacttggtaacagcaaaatggagagctgttgatagtataaaacattgtgagaaacgaccctctctgaagtaacgtagtttttgaattgaatttgacacCTCAGTTgaagtctcaaattcaaggcatcttttaaagcacacaacttgtgcgacaagggtgtcttttcttccattctctcgcaactttgacaaccaattgagtttaaattttcacaggtttgttattttatgcatatgttgagatacaccaagtgagaagactggtctttgacaattaccaaaggtgtccagggtctttTAGAGAGTGAGACCCCATCTGAACTCAAAACCTACCTCCAGACCAGTCAAGTCTTTCTTCAGCTTCAGGGAAACGCCAAAATCACAAAGCTTGACGGAATCAAAGTCTCCACCTACGAGGACATTGCCGCTCTTCAGGTCTCCGTGCAGAAGATGTTTCTCGCTGTGGAGGTAGCGCAGGGCCTTGGCAAGACCAAGAGCAACTTCGTACATCTCAGACGCGGAGAATGGACCTGGGTGAGGATGTAGAGAACATGAAAAGAGCCGACTCCTTTAGACCTAGGAGTGCAAGACCAATCTAAGCCATCATAACTAAACTTGTCCTCCCatgtaaagagaagcaattatggtttaaGCTACTGATTACTGGCCCTACATAATACATCATTTTCATTAGTTACAGCCATTCACATCATGTAGTTTTCAGTAAACACACAATACAACCAAGTTGAGAACAGTTTatgaaattaaaaagtaaacaattgcATCCACTtagaggcactgaacactattggtaattacacaaaataattgttagggtacaaaattacttggtaacgagcagtggagagcgattgatagtatataaaacattgtgagaactggctcactttgaagtaatgtaatttttgagaaagaggttgtttctcactcaaattttaaaagacttttattaggtatctgaaagcacacatatttgtgcaacaaggtttttttcttctttcatcattctcttgcaaatccGATGACtaatcgagtccaaattttcacaggtttgttttgcatacatgtacgtatgttgggacacaccatatgagaagactggtttttgacaattaccaattgtgtccagtgcctaaggTGATCCCTCTAATGTTGCTTTCCAAGCAGTATCGTAAATTTAGGTTTGACCCCTGGCTATACAGCAGCTACAGGTTGaatgacttctgactggcacccccgaacaaagatactaacaaaatagggagacccccAACATTACTTTGGGCTACATGTAGATAGCTCATCTTGATAGAGCGCCCGCACATCTGTAGGTCGAAGATTTAAATTCTGCTCTATCTAGTCAATTTCACTTTATTTAACCCAAAATATTAACACTCTTCAAGAGCTCGgatggtttatttttttttttcaaaaaccaacatgACCAAATAAAAGTAACTGGTTATTTGGGATTTTATGCACATTATTACAagcttattattttgattttggcaTATAGCAAAATAAGAAATTGAGTGATACAAATTTTTGAGATTCAAATTCTTACCACACCCTTCCTCGTCTCTGAGCTCGATGATGTCAAGCAGTGACTTCTCTCCGTTCTCCATGGAGAGGCAGAGTTTTCCATCCTCGGACCGACTGAAGGCACGAAACCCTACGATGTTCGCATGCTTCAGTCCCTATTGTAAACCAATCATAACTGATATCAGCATAGCTTTGCTTAACGCAGTTgcagatcccccccccccccttttcatATACGATGCTCTTGGTCATTGCATTGAAGCCCTTGAAATTCAGTAGAAATTACAACTtcctcaaataataataaccataacAATAATAGTCTGTTTTTATGCTTTTCACACCCATTTAGGCTTCTCAAAGCGCTCCAAcatcattacccctggtcactgggccatttgtttaattaattccttaaaccataCCATCTGAGCCCTCTGATGGGGAGTAGGCCCTATGAGATACAGCCTGTgctacaaatacatgtatgtgcttctaagctaaatcaatcacaagaaccatctcttccTTCACAGGTAGGGCCtatccatttacccctgggtggagagaagcaatcgtgttgctcatggacacaagtgtcctttaccaaggagaaacaGCCGTAGTTTCTTTGCCGTTTCACAGATTAAGCATCAGACCAGCAACTTCAACTGCATCAGGTGAATGTAGTTAATAAATCCCAATAAAAAAACTAATCAAACCATCAGCTTCTATGATCAACCCAACTGCAACATAACAAGAACCAAAACCTAGATTCACGGCCACGGAAATATAGGATTAATAATGTGCCACAAACTCACAATCTCCATTTAAAGGCTAAATtgagtgtgatccctggctacatggcagctAAAGGCtctgtataaaacaaaacaaaacattatgtccacagatttacattaaacttacaccgtaatgatagtagaaagcttaccttaaaatattatttgctgaggtgctgtagctttcagaaaatgagtaaatcaatgttacaaaaatacattttacatgctgaaataatttcaacactgttttactcatttctcaaaaaccacagcatctcagcaagtaggcctaatattttaagagaagctttctaccatcattgtcttcaaactgtgtgagtttaatgccTCTAATGGATGTACAtatgacttctgactggcaccctgatcgaaaatattgacaaaatagggagactgccaacatagggctagctcagttggttgagcgaTGGCACGTTGATCTAGAGGTCATTGATTCTAATCCTTCTCTTCCCAATTTATCTTAGTTCGACCCCAAATCTCACAAAGAGTTTACATACGTACCTTCAGAATTCTAGCTTCTTTAGCCAGCATGTTCTCAATACTGTTTGGGATGTTACCAGCACAGTTGGCCTGCTGGGTCCTGGCGCTTGTTCTCTTGACGGCCCATGGAGACAAGCCAGTTCCATCCGACCCCCTATGTCAGGACCAAAAGCAAAATtcataaatttaaaattgtattttcttttggAAGACATTCATTGACACCTGATAAAGGATTGGATCTGATTTTTACGGTAAgaattttttaactttttaacaattttgagtTTGCGGAGTGGATTTTCTGGACCATTGTCAAGGTCAATTCGAAGAACAcaatagagcctaattttggcgagatttgatttaaaaaaaaaatatttgaatccaAATCGAAACGCCAAAAgaagtttttcaaaatgaaCCGTTTAGTGTTGtgataatagggacttttcgttttcggcgacggatggttctgcgatggttgttcagctaaacgtcgttttcagcacaacgaagattcatcccaagtactgtcgtagaaattgagggacgatcgtcctcaaagccgacacgagcgcagatgacgccaaatgtcatctttaccgtcgcagaaccatccgtcgttgaaaacgaaaagtccctaaggATTACCTACATGACCTATGAGATTCGTGGAggcgatagcggaacgaacctcatactCATAGTCCTTAGTATTGTAAGTAATGCTCAGCTTAGGAGATCCCGACACATGGATAAGGTTATTAAATCAAACATTTGCATACAAGTAAATAGTAACATAAAACTTGCTTTTAATTAACAACGGTAAACATCAGACTTAATCAGGTGTAAAAATGAAATTGGAACCATTCACTTCTAAGTGAGAAAGGACTATTGGCATTCCTATCCATTtctaatgtaggcctacttttaataataataatagttgtggCTTGTTATATATAGCACACATGTCcatcacccagtgacgctcctgttGGCGCTGTAACTACCAGATATCTGGTAGTTATCTgcagatgtgggactacatttgaattataaGACCTTATTCTGAtaccaccatgtaatgcttttacaaggtgctatggcgcaatttgctgccgatcggaccaggaacaccagggcgaaccccttctctttt
Proteins encoded in this window:
- the LOC117298311 gene encoding lymphokine-activated killer T-cell-originated protein kinase-like isoform X2, whose amino-acid sequence is MTNITSSAGKDLFLSPEPSNSRRMSRHSAGSSGCSVPRSSVSSCSFDSPSSTRACRVTASIPPSPFMQKLGCGTGVSVYLFQRGSDGTGLSPWAVKRTSARTQQANCAGNIPNSIENMLAKEARILKHANIVGFRAFSRSEDGKLCLSMENGEKSLLDIIELRDEEGCGPFSASEMYEVALGLAKALRYLHSEKHLLHGDLKSGNVLVGGDFDSVKLCDFGVSLKLKKDLTGLEDSDEHYVGTEPWSAPEVINEEGPITDKADIFSYGLVLWEMMSLTIPHLECLGVDNSYTDESSIDESFKEAQYQAALGTRPPLPDFTLGTQYNPLISLFWACTEENPARRPSANLVVDALESISISCDSESSMDKENIPMDDNL
- the LOC117298311 gene encoding lymphokine-activated killer T-cell-originated protein kinase-like isoform X1, with translation MTNITSSAGKDLFLSPEPSNSRRMSRHSAGSSGCSVPRSSVSSCSFDSPSSTRACRVTASIPPSPFMQKLGCGTGVSVYLFQRGSDGTGLSPWAVKRTSARTQQANCAGNIPNSIENMLAKEARILKGLKHANIVGFRAFSRSEDGKLCLSMENGEKSLLDIIELRDEEGCGPFSASEMYEVALGLAKALRYLHSEKHLLHGDLKSGNVLVGGDFDSVKLCDFGVSLKLKKDLTGLEDSDEHYVGTEPWSAPEVINEEGPITDKADIFSYGLVLWEMMSLTIPHLECLGVDNSYTDESSIDESFKEAQYQAALGTRPPLPDFTLGTQYNPLISLFWACTEENPARRPSANLVVDALESISISCDSESSMDKENIPMDDNL